In one Ictalurus furcatus strain D&B chromosome 28, Billie_1.0, whole genome shotgun sequence genomic region, the following are encoded:
- the cfap68 gene encoding UPF0686 protein C11orf1 homolog isoform X1: MMTTQGMETSSPFYYMLPASGHGEVWRDFTEEAKFRQYGWRCSTNEEDYSTTTLMGNWSEKRFDTGRAKALRRPLPSQFSHYYDTTYSSSYNKEEKSPVYRSFKKEPRSFPGHQPELDPPHTKRVPNSCYRLDFGGRHSSGQTKVIQENISRELDSCIASKNCSTASQ, encoded by the exons ATGATGACAACACAAG GGATGGAAACCAGTTCACCTTTTTATTATATGCTTCCGGCTTCCGGTCACGGTGAAGTTTGGCGCGATTTCACAGAAGAAGCCAAGTTTCGCCAATATGGCTGGCGCTGCTCTACTAATGAGGAGGATTATTCAACCACTACCCTGATGGGAAACTGGTCGGAAAAAAGATTCGACACTGGGAGAGCGAAAGCGTTACGACGCCCTCTGCCGTCTCAG TTCTCTCACTACTATGACACCACATACTCCTCCTCTTACAACAAGGAAGAGAAATCTCCTGTTTACAGAT CTTTTAAGAAAGAGCCCAGAAGCTTCCCGGGTCATCAGCCCGAACTGGACCCACCTCACACCAAACGTGTGCCGAACTCCTGCTACAGATTGGACTTCGGTGGGCGCCACTCATCTGGACAGACCAAAGTAATCCAGGAAAATATTAGCAGGGAGCTGGACTCATGCATTGCTTCCAAAAACTGCTCTACAGCTTCTCAGTAA
- the cfap68 gene encoding UPF0686 protein C11orf1 homolog isoform X2 — METSSPFYYMLPASGHGEVWRDFTEEAKFRQYGWRCSTNEEDYSTTTLMGNWSEKRFDTGRAKALRRPLPSQFSHYYDTTYSSSYNKEEKSPVYRSFKKEPRSFPGHQPELDPPHTKRVPNSCYRLDFGGRHSSGQTKVIQENISRELDSCIASKNCSTASQ; from the exons ATGGAAACCAGTTCACCTTTTTATTATATGCTTCCGGCTTCCGGTCACGGTGAAGTTTGGCGCGATTTCACAGAAGAAGCCAAGTTTCGCCAATATGGCTGGCGCTGCTCTACTAATGAGGAGGATTATTCAACCACTACCCTGATGGGAAACTGGTCGGAAAAAAGATTCGACACTGGGAGAGCGAAAGCGTTACGACGCCCTCTGCCGTCTCAG TTCTCTCACTACTATGACACCACATACTCCTCCTCTTACAACAAGGAAGAGAAATCTCCTGTTTACAGAT CTTTTAAGAAAGAGCCCAGAAGCTTCCCGGGTCATCAGCCCGAACTGGACCCACCTCACACCAAACGTGTGCCGAACTCCTGCTACAGATTGGACTTCGGTGGGCGCCACTCATCTGGACAGACCAAAGTAATCCAGGAAAATATTAGCAGGGAGCTGGACTCATGCATTGCTTCCAAAAACTGCTCTACAGCTTCTCAGTAA
- the mia gene encoding melanoma-derived growth regulatory protein, which produces MKGHYTIWALLLVLCGLLPLYTQGGQQMPKLSDKKLCADAECSHPILIAKAIQDYYPQDCRFIPIHQGQLVYVYSMLKDRGNLFWSGSVQGSYYGDQEARLGHFPSSVVEETHALMPAEVEVKTNKWDFYCR; this is translated from the exons ATGAAGGGACACTACACTATCTGGGCACTGCTCTTGGTTCTGTGTGGACTGCTGCCGTTATACACACAGGGTGGACAACAGATGCCAAAACTTTCAGACAAGAAGCTGTGTGCTGATGCAGAATGCAGCC ATCCCATCCTTATTGCCAAAGCCATCCAGGATTATTATCCCCAGGACTGTCGCTTCATTCCCATCCACCAAGGCCAACTCGTCTATGTCTATTCCATGCTGAAAGACCGGGGCAACCTCTTTTGGTCTGGCAGT GTCCAGGGATCATACTATGGAGACCAGGAGGCTCGGCTTGGCCATTTCCCCAGCAGCGTAGTTGAAGAGACCCACGCTTTAATGCCAGCTGAAGTTGAGGTCAAAACAAAC aaatGGGACTTCTACTGCCGCTGA
- the bicdl2 gene encoding BICD family-like cargo adapter 2 produces MISTRKESLTSPTLEDSFFPFSSSTPVSRHRIMGLGVRANNLLASHTDQDSSSTMLEKDLILAAEVGQALLERNEELQAQLEQMRRDMEALQQEKHTLQRHLEVRELEAGQREAELQADIASLRQKYDQKHNQGRDRRREESEQLTQLSSHNQKLVEQLAEAVSVEHSLRLELRSLKEEMEDTSFSRSISSARLDSLQAENQVLKERFSNMDERLKSSDEDNERLRMEREGLRARLLELQTDLKEKECELEQHQSEAFQLRTMNRTLQQKVQAFGEEASLEETTCFPLSLQNELQQSQAKESIFAHSAVLQEKDEEIERLKKELESSQDELAALRDELKLFRSDPSKPTYSALEEELAVARQERDTLNQQLLNTIRHKVALSQEVESWQEDMRLVISQQVQQQVHDREKEKQKMTSPLQRNIRTSKSFRLPREEGKKNFFSSLFGGD; encoded by the exons ATGATCTCGACACGAAAGGAAAGCTTAACTTCCCCCACCCTGGAGGATTCATTCTTTCCCTTCTCCTCATCGACCCCTGTTTCCCGGCATCGCATCATGGGCCTGGGGGTCAGAGCAAACAACCTGCTGGCATCCCACACAGACCAGGACAGCAGCTCGACTATGCTGGAGAAGGATCTCATCCTGGCAGCTGAAGTGGGCCAGGCTCTTCTGGAGCGGAACGAGGAGCTGCAAGCTCAGCTGGAACAGATGAGGAGAGACATGGAG GCTTTGCAGCAGGAGAAGCACACGCTACAGAGACACCTGGAGGTACGGGAACTAGAGGCAGGGCAGCGGGAGGCAGAGCTACAGGCTGATATCGCGTCGTTACGACAAAAGTACGACCAGAAGCACAACCAG GGTCGAGACCGACGGCGTGAAGAAAGTGAGCAGCTTACGCAACTGTCCAGTCACAACCAGAAGCTGGTGGAGCAGTTGGCCGAG GCAGTGTCGGTGGAGCACTCTCTGCGCCTAGAGCTACGCTCTCTTAAAGAGGAAATGGAGGACACGAGCTTCAGCAGATCGATAAGTTCTGCTCGCCTGGACAGCCTACAAGCAGAG AATCAAGTTCTAAAAGAGCGGTTCTCCAACATGGACGAGCGGCTGAAGTCATCAGATGAGGACAACGAAAGGTTGAGGATGGAGAGGGAGGGGCTGCGTGCAAGACTCCTAGAACTACAGACCGACCTGAAAGAAAAGGAGTGTGAG CTGGAGCAGCACCAGAGTGAGGCGTTCCAGCTGCGCACCATGAACCGGACCCTCCAGCAGAAAGTCCAGGCTTTTGGAGAAGAGGCAAGTCTTGAGGAGACCACATGCTTCCCCCTGTCCCTCCAGAATGAACTGCAACAGTCTCAG GCTAAAGAAAGCATCTTTGCCCATTCTGCTGTCCTGCAGGAGAAAGATGAGGAGATTGAAAGGCTAAAGAAAGAG CTTGAGTCCAGCCAGGATGAATTGGCGGCATTAAGAGACGAACTGAAGCTGTTTCGCAGTGATCCCAGCAAACCAACATACAG TGCTTTGGAAGAAGAGCTCGCTGTGGCCCGGCAGGAACGTGACACGCTCAACCAGCAGCTCCTGAACACCATCAGACACAAGGTGGCGCTCTCTCAGGAGGTCGAATCATGGCAG GAGGACATGCGTCTGGTGATATCCCAGCAGGTGCAGCAACAGGTACAcgacagggagaaagagaaacagaagatGACATCGCCTCTGCAAAGAAACATTCGCACAAGCAAGTCTTTCCGTTTACCAAGAGAGGAGGGGAAGAAGaacttcttctcttctttgttTGGTggggactaa
- the crfb12 gene encoding cytokine receptor family member B12 isoform X2 — MMACAAAALLALLLSYLASSEGALSPPLNLSVELLDFKALARWLPGPGNPKGTRYSLKFIDISHFSTSAWNQTRDCTNITLTQCYLILNQTIQTEYFVKVKAEWKEERSNWTFLPRSFQPYEYTFLSAPNMIVSTAQNSIWINLSHPVQSLMEVRMKFSVDLFQMTSKNTTEHIAQNITARSSRFVNLPSGKYCINASAFLTARCKRNNNATSCVILHQDHRERKDWVVMVGVFLLLSIPAVIGLIGMYCYVMAFRNNDIPIPLHFTEGTVQILNTEELHIFPISLMFTDVCQAAAHQEMDGNSSQGYYGNSPQHYSGISSQGNYGIPSQGYSGISAQGNDGVIRRKDQNVPPVHDFYSTAEKMEETDEYPTHTEHHAYGLPPRTSFSGASLPTDQNADIENILNLELDKSEEENILTSLYSFEQTDSYEGETDSIASDYLFNSNYEPRPDPALVFSNQFRSQH; from the exons ATGATGGCGTGCGCGGCAGCCGCTCTTTTGGCCCTGCTCCTGAGTTATCTGGCATCGTCTGAAG GTGCTCTGTCTCCTCCGCTCAACCTGAGTGTGGAGTTGCTGGACTTCAAGGCATTGGCTCGATGGCTTCCCGGACCAGGGAACCCAAAAGGAACCAGATACTCCCTCAAGTTTATAGACATTAGCCATTT ctccACGTCAGCATGGAATCAAACCAGAGATTGCACGAATATCACCTTGACACAATGCTACCTGATCCTCAACCAGACAATTCAGACGGAGTATTTTGTGAAAGTCAAGGCAGAATGGAAGGAAGAGCGGTCGAATTGGACGTTCCTGCCGCGTAGCTTCCAGCCATATGAATACA CTTTTCTGAGTGCTCCAAACATGATCGTGTCTACTGCACAAAATTCCATATGGATTAACCTCAGCCATCCAGTCCAGTCACTCATGGAAGTGCGGATGAAATTCTCTGTTGACCTTTTTCAAATGACctctaaaaacacaacagag CATATTGCACAGAATATAACTGCAAGGTCTTCCCGCTTTGTGAATCTGCCATCTGGGAAGTACTGCATCAATGCTTCTGCTTTCCTTACAGCGAGGTGCAAACGCAACAACAATGCCACCAGTTGTGTTATTCTGCATCAAGACCACAGAG AAAGAAAAGATTGGGTGGTAATGGTGGGTGTCTTTCTACTGCTGTCCATTCCTGCTGTGATTGGTTTGATTGGGATGTACTGCTACGTGATGGCATTTAGGAACAACGACATTCCCATACCACTG CATTTTACAGAAGGAACTGTCCAAATACTGAACACTGAGGAACTCCATATTTTTCCAATTTCATTGATGTTCACAGATGTATGCCAGGCGGCTGCACATCAGGAAATGGATGGGAACTCATCTCAGGGCTACTATGGGAACTCGCCTCAGCACTACTCTGGGATCTCATCACAGGGCAACTATGGGATCCCATCACAGGGCTACTCTGGGATCTCAGCACAGGGCAACGATGGTGTAATCAGAAGAAAAGATCAGAACGTGCCTCCAGTCCATGATTTTTATAGCACAGCTGAGAAGATGGAAGAAACCGATGAATATCCGACACACACGGAACATCATGCTTATGGCTTGCCACCAAGAACCTCATTCTCAGGTGCGAGTCTACCAACTGACCAAAATGCGGATATCGAGAATATTTTAAACTTGGAACTAGACAAGTCTGAAGAAGAAAACATACTGACCTCTTTGTATTCTTTTGAGCAAACAGACTCATACGAAGGAGAGACGGACAGCATAGCTTCTGATTACCTTTTCAATAGCAACTATGAGCCCAGGCCTGACCCGGCCTTGGTGTTTAGCAACCAATTTAGatcacaacattaa
- the crfb12 gene encoding cytokine receptor family member B12 isoform X1, protein MHDMCLAEQKSSSEARWKLDMMACAAAALLALLLSYLASSEGALSPPLNLSVELLDFKALARWLPGPGNPKGTRYSLKFIDISHFSTSAWNQTRDCTNITLTQCYLILNQTIQTEYFVKVKAEWKEERSNWTFLPRSFQPYEYTFLSAPNMIVSTAQNSIWINLSHPVQSLMEVRMKFSVDLFQMTSKNTTEHIAQNITARSSRFVNLPSGKYCINASAFLTARCKRNNNATSCVILHQDHRERKDWVVMVGVFLLLSIPAVIGLIGMYCYVMAFRNNDIPIPLHFTEGTVQILNTEELHIFPISLMFTDVCQAAAHQEMDGNSSQGYYGNSPQHYSGISSQGNYGIPSQGYSGISAQGNDGVIRRKDQNVPPVHDFYSTAEKMEETDEYPTHTEHHAYGLPPRTSFSGASLPTDQNADIENILNLELDKSEEENILTSLYSFEQTDSYEGETDSIASDYLFNSNYEPRPDPALVFSNQFRSQH, encoded by the exons ATGCACGATATGTGTCTTGCAGAGCAGAAGTCGTCTTCGGAGGCTCGATGGAAGCTCGACATGATGGCGTGCGCGGCAGCCGCTCTTTTGGCCCTGCTCCTGAGTTATCTGGCATCGTCTGAAG GTGCTCTGTCTCCTCCGCTCAACCTGAGTGTGGAGTTGCTGGACTTCAAGGCATTGGCTCGATGGCTTCCCGGACCAGGGAACCCAAAAGGAACCAGATACTCCCTCAAGTTTATAGACATTAGCCATTT ctccACGTCAGCATGGAATCAAACCAGAGATTGCACGAATATCACCTTGACACAATGCTACCTGATCCTCAACCAGACAATTCAGACGGAGTATTTTGTGAAAGTCAAGGCAGAATGGAAGGAAGAGCGGTCGAATTGGACGTTCCTGCCGCGTAGCTTCCAGCCATATGAATACA CTTTTCTGAGTGCTCCAAACATGATCGTGTCTACTGCACAAAATTCCATATGGATTAACCTCAGCCATCCAGTCCAGTCACTCATGGAAGTGCGGATGAAATTCTCTGTTGACCTTTTTCAAATGACctctaaaaacacaacagag CATATTGCACAGAATATAACTGCAAGGTCTTCCCGCTTTGTGAATCTGCCATCTGGGAAGTACTGCATCAATGCTTCTGCTTTCCTTACAGCGAGGTGCAAACGCAACAACAATGCCACCAGTTGTGTTATTCTGCATCAAGACCACAGAG AAAGAAAAGATTGGGTGGTAATGGTGGGTGTCTTTCTACTGCTGTCCATTCCTGCTGTGATTGGTTTGATTGGGATGTACTGCTACGTGATGGCATTTAGGAACAACGACATTCCCATACCACTG CATTTTACAGAAGGAACTGTCCAAATACTGAACACTGAGGAACTCCATATTTTTCCAATTTCATTGATGTTCACAGATGTATGCCAGGCGGCTGCACATCAGGAAATGGATGGGAACTCATCTCAGGGCTACTATGGGAACTCGCCTCAGCACTACTCTGGGATCTCATCACAGGGCAACTATGGGATCCCATCACAGGGCTACTCTGGGATCTCAGCACAGGGCAACGATGGTGTAATCAGAAGAAAAGATCAGAACGTGCCTCCAGTCCATGATTTTTATAGCACAGCTGAGAAGATGGAAGAAACCGATGAATATCCGACACACACGGAACATCATGCTTATGGCTTGCCACCAAGAACCTCATTCTCAGGTGCGAGTCTACCAACTGACCAAAATGCGGATATCGAGAATATTTTAAACTTGGAACTAGACAAGTCTGAAGAAGAAAACATACTGACCTCTTTGTATTCTTTTGAGCAAACAGACTCATACGAAGGAGAGACGGACAGCATAGCTTCTGATTACCTTTTCAATAGCAACTATGAGCCCAGGCCTGACCCGGCCTTGGTGTTTAGCAACCAATTTAGatcacaacattaa
- the crfb12 gene encoding cytokine receptor family member B12 isoform X3 yields MHDMCLAEQKSSSEARWKLDMMACAAAALLALLLSYLASSEGALSPPLNLSVELLDFKALARWLPGPGNPKGTRYSLKFIDISHFSTSAWNQTRDCTNITLTQCYLILNQTIQTEYFVKVKAEWKEERSNWTFLPRSFQPYEYTFLSAPNMIVSTAQNSIWINLSHPVQSLMEVRMKFSVDLFQMTSKNTTEHIAQNITARSSRFVNLPSGKYCINASAFLTARCKRNNNATSCVILHQDHRERKDWVVMVGVFLLLSIPAVIGLIGMYCYVMAFRNNDIPIPLMYARRLHIRKWMGTHLRATMGTRLSTTLGSHHRATMGSHHRATLGSQHRATMV; encoded by the exons ATGCACGATATGTGTCTTGCAGAGCAGAAGTCGTCTTCGGAGGCTCGATGGAAGCTCGACATGATGGCGTGCGCGGCAGCCGCTCTTTTGGCCCTGCTCCTGAGTTATCTGGCATCGTCTGAAG GTGCTCTGTCTCCTCCGCTCAACCTGAGTGTGGAGTTGCTGGACTTCAAGGCATTGGCTCGATGGCTTCCCGGACCAGGGAACCCAAAAGGAACCAGATACTCCCTCAAGTTTATAGACATTAGCCATTT ctccACGTCAGCATGGAATCAAACCAGAGATTGCACGAATATCACCTTGACACAATGCTACCTGATCCTCAACCAGACAATTCAGACGGAGTATTTTGTGAAAGTCAAGGCAGAATGGAAGGAAGAGCGGTCGAATTGGACGTTCCTGCCGCGTAGCTTCCAGCCATATGAATACA CTTTTCTGAGTGCTCCAAACATGATCGTGTCTACTGCACAAAATTCCATATGGATTAACCTCAGCCATCCAGTCCAGTCACTCATGGAAGTGCGGATGAAATTCTCTGTTGACCTTTTTCAAATGACctctaaaaacacaacagag CATATTGCACAGAATATAACTGCAAGGTCTTCCCGCTTTGTGAATCTGCCATCTGGGAAGTACTGCATCAATGCTTCTGCTTTCCTTACAGCGAGGTGCAAACGCAACAACAATGCCACCAGTTGTGTTATTCTGCATCAAGACCACAGAG AAAGAAAAGATTGGGTGGTAATGGTGGGTGTCTTTCTACTGCTGTCCATTCCTGCTGTGATTGGTTTGATTGGGATGTACTGCTACGTGATGGCATTTAGGAACAACGACATTCCCATACCACTG ATGTATGCCAGGCGGCTGCACATCAGGAAATGGATGGGAACTCATCTCAGGGCTACTATGGGAACTCGCCTCAGCACTACTCTGGGATCTCATCACAGGGCAACTATGGGATCCCATCACAGGGCTACTCTGGGATCTCAGCACAGGGCAACGATGGTGTAA